ATCCAGTTTGGCGTACACCTGATTGCCTGCCAGCAAATTCCGAGCGATCACTGAACGCCCTTTCTTGGAACCTGCCCCTTCCACAATGCTCCCATCCTCATAATAAAAGCTGGCATAGCTGTAGTACGCCGTCTTGGTCACCGATGAGAACGTAGGGCAAATCGCGTAGGCATTAGAGAACTCCATACCTGACAGATTTGCTCCGGCCTCAGCAGCGAATAAATAGCCGTCACCAGTAAGCACGTTGCAGCCGAGTGCCTTACTTAAGAAGGCGCATCCCCCAGTAGCAATAACGACCGCTCCGGCTTGAACCGTCCAGGTCTCACCACTCTGCGTATGAACGCCAGCCGCTCCGGCTACGCCATGCTCATCCGCAAGGAGCTCCATGGCTGGGCTATGATCTAAAATTTTAACGCCCGCCTTTTTCACCAGTTTACGCATTAATTTCATATATTCCGGTCCCTGAAGACTCCTGCGAAACTGATTGCCCTGCTCATCTACAGGGAATGGATATCCTGAAACGCCAAGTTTGTTCATATTGACATAGGTACGGTCTAGCACTCGGTCCATCCAGCGGGATTCAGCCAGCTGACCGCCCAATATATATCGACTTGCCTTAGCTTCCTCGCGGAGCTTTTCATCCGGCTTGACATACCAGACCCCTGTTCCCGAAGGCGCAGTTGCACCGCTCGAACCGCAATAGCCTTTATCTGCGAGGACAACTTTCGCACCCTTTGCTGAGGCCGTAAGGGCTGCCCATGTTCCTGCCGGTCCTCCGCCTATAACGAGCACATCCGCCACCAAATTCAACGATCCTTT
This Paenibacillus sp. FSL R5-0345 DNA region includes the following protein-coding sequences:
- a CDS encoding FAD-dependent oxidoreductase yields the protein MSRSIQKGSLNLVADVLVIGGGPAGTWAALTASAKGAKVVLADKGYCGSSGATAPSGTGVWYVKPDEKLREEAKASRYILGGQLAESRWMDRVLDRTYVNMNKLGVSGYPFPVDEQGNQFRRSLQGPEYMKLMRKLVKKAGVKILDHSPAMELLADEHGVAGAAGVHTQSGETWTVQAGAVVIATGGCAFLSKALGCNVLTGDGYLFAAEAGANLSGMEFSNAYAICPTFSSVTKTAYYSYASFYYEDGSIVEGAGSKKGRSVIARNLLAGNQVYAKLDGAPEDLRPLLRVAQTNFFLPFDRQGIDPFKDAFPVTLRLEGTVRGTGGIHITDESCGTGVPGLYAAGDAATRELICGGFTGGGSHNAAWAMSSGSFAGEGAAVYAQSLGSHAAHRNPVGLSSSPLVHQEVKPGVTAQTTEVISAVQAEVKPYDINLFRTDKGLTSSLGRLDELWKDQRSREIQRTPEGVKAREAEAMTATARWMYNSALARTETRGMHKREDFKGTDQDQHHRLISGGLDQVWVKTEAVAKEGVLS